DNA from Amycolatopsis sp. DSM 110486:
GTGGTCGACCACGCCCACGAGCGTGACAAGGTCGTCGCCAACATCGGCGTGCTCGTCGACAAAGCCCGCGCCGCCGACGTGGACGTGGTGTGGGTGCAGCACAACAGCGACCACATGCGGCGTGACAGCGAGAAGTGGCAGTACGTGCCGGAGCTCGTCCGGCGGGACTCGGAAGCGTTGGTCCAGAAGACCTACCCCGACTCGTTCGAGGAAACCGACCTCGAGTCAGTGCTGGCCGAGCGCGGGATCGGGCGCCTGTTCGTCTCGGGGGCGCAGACGGACCAGTGCATCCGCTCGACCCTCCACGGCGCCATCGCGCGCGGCTACGACGCCACCCTCGTCGGCGACGCGCACACCACCGAAGACCTCTCGGAGTACGGCGCGCCGACACCCGACAAGGTCGTCGCACACACGAACCTGTACTGGAGTTACCACACGGCGCCCGGCCGGACGGCCGGCACGGTGGCCACCAAGGAGGTCGACTTCACAGCCTGACCTGCGCGAAGTCAGAACACCTCCGCTGCCGAGACCCTCGGCAGGCCGGCGAGTGCCGGCTCCTCGCCCTCGACCGCGGCCAGCACCGCCGCCGCGGCGAGGCCGGCTCGACGGCACAGTTCCACGGCCGCTTCCGCCACGCCCGTGCAGCCGGGGCGCGCCAGGATTGGGACGACGTGGCCGGGCCGGGTGAGGTCGGTCCACGTCGTGGTCGGGGCCGCAAGGGTGCGCGCGGTCAGGGCACGGTCGTGGGCGGAGATGCCGGTGGTGGTGCCGTCGGCGGCGTCCACGGAGACGGCGAACGGCGGGCAGTCGGTGTCGTCGGAGGGGAGCAGCGGGATGCGCAGGGCGCGCAGCCGCTCGCGCGGGAGGGCAACGCAGGCGAAACCGCTGGTGTAGCGGATGAGGAAGGCCATCGACGCGGTGGTCACCAGCTCGGCCGAGAGGACCAGGCAGTCGTCGAGCAGCACCGGTTCGCCGCGGCCCAGGGCCGCGAGCGCTCCGACGTCCAGATCGGCGGCGAGGCTCATCAGCCCAGGTAGTCCGTGATCGCGGCGAGGGTGTCGTCCGGGTACTCCAGGAGCATGGCGTGGCCTCCGCGAGGCAGGACCCGCAGCGAAGCGTTCGGCAGCAGCGAAGCCATTTCCACGGACTGCGACACAGGCGTCAGGACGTCTTCGGCGCCGGCCAGCACGAGGGTCGGGGTCAGAGCCGAAGGCAGGTCCGGGCGGGAGTCGTAGCCGCGCAGGCCCGCGGCTTGCGCTTCGAAGCCCTCCAGCGACGTCGGGTACGGGTCGTCCGCCGCCAGTTTCGCCTGGGCAGCAAGGGTTTCGTGGTCCGACAACACGCGGGCGGTGAAGGCCCAGGCCATGCCGATGACGCCGACGGCCAGCGGGTCCACGTCGGCTCGGCGGAGGGCGAGGCCGGCGTCGAGCCAGGCGTGCTGGATGGGGGTGTACGACGGGAAACCGTTGAGCAGCACGGCTTTCGACAGGATCGAACCGTGGTGGATCAGCATCGACTGCAGCACCGACGCGCCCAATGACCAGCCGACGGCGGCGACCGGACCGAGGTCCAGGAACTGCACCAGCGCGGCCGCGTCGTCGGCCAGCGTGTCCACCGCGTACGGACCCGGGGGCACCGCGCTGCGGCCGACGCCCCGGTTGTCGAAGGTGATCACGGTGAACCGGCGGCTCAGTTCGGGCACCGCGCCCGCCCACGCGCTCGAGTTGGCGCCGAGGCCGGCGATGAGCAGCAGCGGCGGGCCTTCGCCTGCGGTGTCGTAGTGGAGGGTCACGCCGTTCACGGTCGCTGTCGCCAAGGGGCACCGTCCTCTCGAAGACACGAGCATCCGGCCGCGCCGGGTCGCGCGACAACGGGAGGATGTACACGAGCCGCACATCGGACGTGGGTGAACGCACACGCACTGCGCCATCCAGCGGCTTTTGGTCGACGGGGCCTCACATCTGTGGTCAAGATGTCAACAGGCACCGAGGAGACGAGATGGACACCAACGGCGGTGTGACCACCACGGAACGGGACCTGGCCAGGCTGCTGCACTTGCTCGCCGACGAAACCGGCGCGACGGGCGAGTTCGACCGGCTCGGCGAGGACCTGGCGGGCGAGGGTGATGGGGAGCTCGTCGCCCTCACGCTGACCAGGGCCGCGCGCATCCGCGGGCTGCTCGCCGACCGCAAGCGCCGCGAGCGGGAGATGCAGGCGCTGCTCGACACGGCCAGTGACCTCGCCTCGGTGCGCGAGGTCGACGCCGCGCTCGACGCGATCGTCGCCCGCGCGCGACGGCTACTCGGCACGGACGCTGCGTACATGGCGCTCGTCGATCCGGAGACGGGCGACGCGTACATGCGCGTCACGCTCGGCACGATCACGCGGCCCATCGAATCGCTGCGGCAGCCGCCCGGGTATGGCGTCGGCGGCTGGGTCGCGCAGGAAGGCCGCCCGTTCGCCACCGCCAACTATCTGCGCGACGACCGGATCCGCCGCAAGCACTCCGTCGCGTCGGCCGTGGCGGAGGACGGGATCGTGAGCATCCTCGGCGTCCCGATGCGCGTGGGTGCGGAAGTGATCGGCGTTCTGTTCGGAGCCAACCGCGACGAGCGAACATTCGCACAATCCGAGATCGATCTGCTGGGCTCGCTGGCGGATCACGCTGCGATCGTGTTGGAAAACGCACGCCTTTTCGCAGCCACGAAGGCGACCGCCGAAGAGCTGACCGTCGCCAACGACCAGCTCGCCCGCCACAACAAAGCCCTCGAACAGGCAGCGACGGCCCACGAACAGCTGATGGCGATGGTTCTGCGCCGCGCCGACTTGGCCGAGCTGGTGGCCGCCGTCGCGGAGACACTTGACGGCGCGGTTCTGGCGGCCGAGCCCGACGGCACACCGCTGGCGAAGGCCGGTCCCGCGGAGTTGCTGGACCGGCTGCCGGACCTACCACCTGACGACCCCGGGCCCTCCCGCGCACAGGACGTACGACCAAGCGCGCGAAGGATGCCTTCGCTCACTACCCAACCCGACAGCACACCGGTGGTGGAGACCTGCGTACCGGAGCCGGCCGCCCAGTCGCCTGCCGAGCCGGGAACCGACCGAGGCCGCGAGCGGGACCGCAACGCGCGGAAGGGGACCGTACTCGCCGCGGAAGCCGATGGAATGCCCCTGGTGGAGGACGGCCTGGCGGATCCGGCTGAGCTGTCTGGGGAATCCGTAAGCGAGCTGGGCCGACGCCCGACCGGGTTCGCCGACGAGCCCGACCAGACCGGCGAGCCCGAGAAGGCGGGACTGCCTGAGCCTCAGCCCAACGAGGCCGATGAACCCGACAAGGCCGGGCCACCTGAGCGGGCGGCCGGCGAACCTGGGCCCGGGCGGGTGCGGGACTTGGGTCGGCGCGCCTGGACGGTGCCTGTACGGGCCGGCGGCGAGACGTTCGGACATCTGGTGTTCGCAGGGCGCGTGGAGCCGTTGGACACCGACAAGCGGATCCTCGAGCGGTCGGCGCAGACGGCGGCGCTGTTGTTGCTGGTCGAACGTCAGATGTCCGCCGCCGAACAGCAAGTGCGCGGGCAGGTGGTGGATGAGTTGCTTGCCGAACGTGAGCCGGATTGGGTGGCGTTGCGGAGGCGCGCGAAGGTGTCCGGCGCCATCGACTTTTCCGTGCGGCAGACGGTTCTCGTGTTGTCCGCGACAGGCACTACGAGGAGACGTCTGCTGAGGGCTGCCGCCGATTACGTGCGGGCGCACGGCGGTGTGGCGACCGAGCACGGTGGGCATGTCGTGTTGCTGGTCCCCTGCGCCGACGCGACGGCCGCCGTGAGAGCGGCAAGAAAGCACCTCGAGCGCGCGACCGGCGGCACCGTCACCGCGGGTGTGGCGGGACCCGCCGCGACCGCGCCCGTCGTGCGGAGCCTGCATCGGGAAGCCGAGCGTTGCCACCGGTTGCTCGTCGCGCTCGGGCGCGCGGGCACCGCCGCCAGCCTGGCGGACCTCGGGGTGCTCGGCCTGGTGCTCGACGGCGCCTCGCGCGAACACGTCCGCCGGCTCGTCGAGGACAGCGCCGGCCCGATCCTGGCCTACGACACCGAACACGGCTCCCTGCTCGCCGAAACCCTCGACGGCTACTTCGCCGCCGGCGAGAACCCGCGCGCCGCCGCGCGCCGGCTGCAGGTGCACGCCAACACCGTCTACCAGCGCCTCGACCGCGTCGACCAAGTGCTCGGGCATCGCCGTTGGCGCGAGCCCGCGGGCGCGCTCACGCTGCGCATCGCCCTGCAACTCCGGCGCGTAATCGACCAGATCCCGGTGGTGTCATGACAGCGGAAGCGCTCGCCAGGTCCACAGTAGACACTCCGGCCGAAGTCCTCGCCCACCTCACCTCCCTGCTCGCCGAAGAGGCGCCCGCCACTGATTTCGAAGCCGTCGAGGCGCACGTCCGGGCACTTCCCGAAGGCGACCGGAAGAACCTTTTGCGGCAAGCGATCGCCGACGCCCGCACCGTCCGCGGCATCCTCGCCCGCCGCGCGCAGCGCGAACGCGAAACCCAAGCCCTGTACGAAACCGCGCGCGACCTGACCTCGCTGCGAGACGTCGACGAGGTGCTCAGCGCCATCGTCGACCGCGTCCGCCGCCTGCTGGCCACCGACTCCACCTACATCGCCCTCATCGACGACGACACCGGCGACGCCTACATGCGCGTCACTTCCGGCACGGTCACGGCGCCGATCCGCTCGGTGCGCCAACGGCCCGGCTCAGGCGTCGGCGGCCGCGTGATCGCGACCGGACGTCCGTTCGCCACCACCAATTACCTCACCGACCCACGCATCCGCCGAGAGACTCAGGTGGCGAGCGCCGTCGGGGAAGACGGTGTGGTGAGCATCGCCGGTGTGCCGATGAAACTCGGACAACGGGTGATCGGTGCGTTGTTCGCAGCCGATCGTCACGAGCGAATATTCGATCAGCACGACATCGCTTTGTTGACCTCGCTCGCACACCACGCGTCGGTGGTGATCGACAACGCGCGGCTGTTCGGCCAGCTCGGCAGCACCACGGAGGAGCTGCGCGAAACCCACGCGCAAATGTCCGAACAACGCCACGCGCTCGAGCTCGCCGGCACCGCCCACGAGCTCCTGATGCCGCTCGCGCTCGCAGGCGCCGACCTCGGCGAAGTGGCCGACACGATGGCGCGGTTGCTCGACGGCACTGTCGCCCTCGAGACCGGCACCGACCGCGTCGCCGCGACCGCGCCCGGCGGGATCCCGGTCGAGGCCGTGTTCCGCACCGGCACCGTCGTGCCGCTGCGCGCCGGCGGCGAGACGCACGGGCGGCTGTACTTCGGCCGCACCCAGCCGCTGACCGAAACCGAACTCGGCACACTCGAACGCGCGGCACAAACCGCAACACTCCTGGTACTTCTCGAACGCCAGACGGCAACAGTCGAACAAGACCTGCGCCACGAGCTGGTGGAAGACCTCCTCGGTGAACGCGAACCCGACTGGGACTCCATCACGCGGCGTGCGAAAAGGTTCACCGTCCTGGTGGAAAACGAACCTCACGTGATCGTCGTGGTATCAAGCGATGCGCCAGAACTCACCACAGCCGTCGAATGCGCCGCCACCCGGCGCGGCGGCCTCGCGAGCGAAGTGGACGGTCACCTCGTCCTGATCCTTCCCGGGTGCGAGGCCGGCGCCATCGCCCGGGCCGTCGCGGCCGAGCTCGACGCGAGCACCCCCGTCACCGCCGGAGCCGCCGGCCCGGCCCACGACCTCCAGGCGCTGCGCACCACCCACCACCAAGCCCTGCGCTGCCACCGCCTTTTACTGGCCCTCGGCCGAAAAGGCAGCGGCGCCGGCCTCGACGAGCTCGGCGTCGTCGGCGTAGTCCTCGACAACGTCGGCCCCGACCAACTGCACCGCGTCGTCCGCCGGGCCCTGGGACCGCTGCTCGACTACGACTCCGAACACCGCTCGTCCCTGCTGGCCACCGTCGAGTGCTACTTCGACCGCGGCCAGAGCCCACCCGCCGCGGCCCGCGCGCTCGGCATCCACGTCAACACGCTCTACCAGCGCCTCGACCGCATCGACCACGTGCTCGACGGAGCCGGCTGGCGCGACCCCGAAAACACCCTCGACCTGCAGGTCGCCCTGCAGCTCTACCGGCTCATGCCGGACCCCGCCGCGCCCGCTCCCGCAGCACGAACTTCTGCACCTTCCCGGTAGACGTCTTCGGCAGCTCACCGAACTCCACCGACTTCGGCGCCTTGAACCGCGCCAACCGCGACCGCACGTGGGCCACGATCTCCTCCTCCGTCGCCGACGCGCCCGCGTGCAGCGTCACGTACGCCGCCGGCACCTCGCCCCAGTGCTCGTGCGGCGCGGCGACCACCGCGACCTCCAGCACGGCCGGGTGGTCCGCGATCGCCTGCTCCACCTCGACGGACGCGATGTTCTCGCCACCGGAGATGATCACGTCCTTGCTGCGGTCGCGCAGTTCCACGTACCCGTCGGGATGCAGAACGCCCAGGTCACCGGTGCGGAACCAACCGTCGGGCGCGGCCGCGCGCGTGGCCTCGGGGTCTTTGAAATAGCCGAGCATCACGTTGTTGCCCCGCAACGCGATCTCGCCGACCGTCACTCCGTCGGCGGGCACGTCCACCCCGTCGGCGCCGATCACCCGTACGACGCAGGCGATCATGTTCCCCACGCCCTGCCGTGCCTTCATCCGTGACTGCGCCGCCGCGTCGAGGTCGTTCCACTCCGGACGCCAGTCGCAGATCATCGCCGGTCCGAAGGTTTCCGTGAGTCCGTACAGATGCGTCACGTCGAAACCCAGCTCACCCATGCGCCGCAGGATCGCCGGCGACGGTGGAGCGCCACCGGTCGCCACGCGCACCGTTGGTGTGACCGGTGCGGCTTCTTGTGCGTAAGCCAACATCGACAACACCGTGGGCGCGCCGTTGAGGTGGGTGACGCCCTCCTCGCGGATCAGCCGCCACACCTCGGCGGGCTCGACCTTCGGCAGGCACACGTGCGTCGCCGCGGCCGCAGTGACGGCCCAGGGGAAACACCAGCCGTTGCAGTGGAACATCGGCAGTGTCCACAAATGCACACAAGATGGTGACAATCCCACGTGACCCACCATCGCCAACGCCTGCAAGTACGCGCCGCGGTGGTGGTACAACACGCCTTTCGGCCGACCGGTGGTGCCGGACGTGTAGTTGATCGACAGCACCGCCCGCTCGTCGTCGGGCGTCAACGCCAGCGGGGCAGCGGCCGCGAGCAACGCCTCGTACTCGTCCCCGGCCCGGATCCGCCGCACCCCGCTGACACTCGACAACACCTCGTCCACCAGCGGGTCGAACACCGGATCGTGCACCAGCACCGACGCCTCGGAATGCTCCAGGATGTACGCGACCTCGCGCGCCGACAGCCGCGTATTCACCGCCACCAGCGGCACTCCCGCCCACGGCACACCGAAGTTGGCCTCCACCAACACGTGCGTATTCGGCGCCAGTACCGCCACCGGACGCCCACCGGCCAACGGCGCCAGCGCCCCCGCCAGCCGACGACACCGGTCGTGCAGCTCCGCGTACGTCCACCGAGAAGCGCCGTCCACCACCGCGACCCGAGAACCGTGCGCCGCCGCCGCACGGTCCAGATAGGACAGTGGCGTCAGCGGTTCGAACGAGAGCTCCATCAGGCGACCCGCGCCGCGGCGACGAGACCCGCGAACCGCACCACCTCGTCGGCCACCAGTTGCAGCTGCTGCACCACACGCGGCTGGTCACAGGCGCCGTCGGCGAACTGCGTCTCCAGCGAGTTCACCACCGCGCCGTACGGCGTGACCCAGCCGCGCAACGCGTGCACCACCGAGCGCAACGCGCCCAGCGTCGTCACCCCCGCCTGCCACCCGTGCGCCGCCACGACCAGCCCGACCGCCCGGTCGGCGAGGTACGACAACGGGTCCTCACGCATGTCCTCCACGTAGTCCAGAGCGTTCTTGACCAGCCCCGACATCGACCCGTGGTAGCCGGGCGAGGCGATGATCACCCCGTCGGCCCGGCGCAGGTGGTCGACGAGCTCGCGCGCCACCGCACCGCCGTCGCCGCCCGGCGCGTACATCGGCAGCTGGGCCAACGAAGCCCCGGCGAACGCGTGCGTGGTCGCGCCCAGCTCTTGCGCGTGCCGCAACGCGATCCGCAGCGACTGCTCACTCGACGATCCGGGACGCACGGTGCCCCCGAGGCCCACGACGTGCAGCTGTCCAGCTCGTTCCACGATCCACCACCCGTCACTCGCGCTGACTCGGCCACCTCATCGTCAGCGGGAGCCCGGCGCCGCGGCAATGGGAATCCGCACATGCCGCGGGCCGGCAGCGCGCACGAACTTCCGTTGTCGCACCCGCGTGCCACAGGTCACAGTCGAGCGCATGGTCATGGCACTGGAGAACAAGATCGCCGTCGTCACGGGCGGCGCGAGCGGCATCGGCCGGGCCACCGCGGTGCGCTTCGCGCGCGAGGGCGCACACGTGGTGATCGGCGACGTGCAAGATGCGAGCGAAACCTTACGGCTGGTGGAAGAAATTGGCCAAAAGGCTGTGTACAAACGAACAGACACCACCAGCGAAGCCGACTGCGACGCCCTCGTCGCCGCGGCGGTGGCCGAGTTCGGCCGGGTCGACGTCGGCGTGGCGGCCGCGGGCATCGCGACCGCGGCGGGGATGAGCAACGTCGAGACCCGCGCGCAGAACGGCGACGCGACGCACGTGGTGAACCTGGCGACGGAGGCGTTCCGGCGGGTCCTGGACGTCAACGTGCTGGGCGTGATGATGACCGACCGCGCGCTCGCCCGGCAGATGCTCGAGCAGGGTGACGGGGGTTCGATCATCAACATCGCCTCGAGCGCGGCGAAGATCCCGCTCGCCGGCGCGGCGCCCTACTGCACGTCGAAAGCCGGCGTCTGGATGCTCACCAAGGTCCTCGGCCTCGAGCTCGCCACCACCGGCGTCCGCGTGAACGCCGTGGGACCCGGCTACACGGCCACGCCGATGATCGCCGGCATCGAGGACAACGAGGCGGCCTACTCCTCGGCGATGAGCATCACGCCGATGAACCGCCTCGGCACCGCCGACGAGCAGGCGAACGCGGTGCTGTGGCTCGCGTCCGCCGAATCGTCGTTCGTCACCGGCCAGATGCTGCACCCGGCGGGCGGCCAGTTCACCGACTGAGGAATGGAGGTTCCCGCATGACAACTCTGGACATCGCAGGCATCGGGCGGTTCGAGGTCGACCTCTGGGAGGACGGCAGCGGGTCGCCCCTGCTGTACCTGCACGGGTACGAGCGCCACCCCGGCGGCGCCGGGTTCCTGAAGCGGCTCGCCGAGTCCCGGCGGGTGCTCGCGCCCGAGCTGCCGGGCTACGGCAAGTCGACCGGGTTCGAGCACTTCACCGACGTGCTCGACGTCGCCCTGTTCCACCGCGAACTGGTCCGTTCCTGGGGACTGGAGCAGGTGGATGTCGTCGGGCACTCGCTCGGCGGAATGTTCGCAGCCGAACTCGCCGTGATCGCTCCCCAACTCGTACGGCGGCTCGTGCTGGTGGATCCGTTCGGAATCTGGCTTGACGACCAGCCTTCGCTCGACCCGTTCGGCG
Protein-coding regions in this window:
- a CDS encoding alpha/beta fold hydrolase, with protein sequence MATATVNGVTLHYDTAGEGPPLLLIAGLGANSSAWAGAVPELSRRFTVITFDNRGVGRSAVPPGPYAVDTLADDAAALVQFLDLGPVAAVGWSLGASVLQSMLIHHGSILSKAVLLNGFPSYTPIQHAWLDAGLALRRADVDPLAVGVIGMAWAFTARVLSDHETLAAQAKLAADDPYPTSLEGFEAQAAGLRGYDSRPDLPSALTPTLVLAGAEDVLTPVSQSVEMASLLPNASLRVLPRGGHAMLLEYPDDTLAAITDYLG
- a CDS encoding AMP-binding protein, with translation MELSFEPLTPLSYLDRAAAAHGSRVAVVDGASRWTYAELHDRCRRLAGALAPLAGGRPVAVLAPNTHVLVEANFGVPWAGVPLVAVNTRLSAREVAYILEHSEASVLVHDPVFDPLVDEVLSSVSGVRRIRAGDEYEALLAAAAPLALTPDDERAVLSINYTSGTTGRPKGVLYHHRGAYLQALAMVGHVGLSPSCVHLWTLPMFHCNGWCFPWAVTAAAATHVCLPKVEPAEVWRLIREEGVTHLNGAPTVLSMLAYAQEAAPVTPTVRVATGGAPPSPAILRRMGELGFDVTHLYGLTETFGPAMICDWRPEWNDLDAAAQSRMKARQGVGNMIACVVRVIGADGVDVPADGVTVGEIALRGNNVMLGYFKDPEATRAAAPDGWFRTGDLGVLHPDGYVELRDRSKDVIISGGENIASVEVEQAIADHPAVLEVAVVAAPHEHWGEVPAAYVTLHAGASATEEEIVAHVRSRLARFKAPKSVEFGELPKTSTGKVQKFVLRERARRGPA
- a CDS encoding alpha/beta fold hydrolase yields the protein MTTLDIAGIGRFEVDLWEDGSGSPLLYLHGYERHPGGAGFLKRLAESRRVLAPELPGYGKSTGFEHFTDVLDVALFHRELVRSWGLEQVDVVGHSLGGMFAAELAVIAPQLVRRLVLVDPFGIWLDDQPSLDPFGAAAGVKAAKWHAGPPEQEPTNFVPDPEDPHAGILFSARNLGSATKFMWPIADRGLRRRLPLISAPTLVVNGASDGLVTTAYAEEFARLVPDAKVTVIDEAGHYPMVEQEDEFVSVVTAFLDS
- a CDS encoding NADPH-dependent FMN reductase codes for the protein MERAGQLHVVGLGGTVRPGSSSEQSLRIALRHAQELGATTHAFAGASLAQLPMYAPGGDGGAVARELVDHLRRADGVIIASPGYHGSMSGLVKNALDYVEDMREDPLSYLADRAVGLVVAAHGWQAGVTTLGALRSVVHALRGWVTPYGAVVNSLETQFADGACDQPRVVQQLQLVADEVVRFAGLVAAARVA
- a CDS encoding SDR family NAD(P)-dependent oxidoreductase; translation: MVMALENKIAVVTGGASGIGRATAVRFAREGAHVVIGDVQDASETLRLVEEIGQKAVYKRTDTTSEADCDALVAAAVAEFGRVDVGVAAAGIATAAGMSNVETRAQNGDATHVVNLATEAFRRVLDVNVLGVMMTDRALARQMLEQGDGGSIINIASSAAKIPLAGAAPYCTSKAGVWMLTKVLGLELATTGVRVNAVGPGYTATPMIAGIEDNEAAYSSAMSITPMNRLGTADEQANAVLWLASAESSFVTGQMLHPAGGQFTD
- a CDS encoding isochorismatase family protein, with the protein product MTTLANRPKTGLLVIDVQNGVVDHAHERDKVVANIGVLVDKARAADVDVVWVQHNSDHMRRDSEKWQYVPELVRRDSEALVQKTYPDSFEETDLESVLAERGIGRLFVSGAQTDQCIRSTLHGAIARGYDATLVGDAHTTEDLSEYGAPTPDKVVAHTNLYWSYHTAPGRTAGTVATKEVDFTA
- a CDS encoding GAF domain-containing protein, translated to MDTNGGVTTTERDLARLLHLLADETGATGEFDRLGEDLAGEGDGELVALTLTRAARIRGLLADRKRREREMQALLDTASDLASVREVDAALDAIVARARRLLGTDAAYMALVDPETGDAYMRVTLGTITRPIESLRQPPGYGVGGWVAQEGRPFATANYLRDDRIRRKHSVASAVAEDGIVSILGVPMRVGAEVIGVLFGANRDERTFAQSEIDLLGSLADHAAIVLENARLFAATKATAEELTVANDQLARHNKALEQAATAHEQLMAMVLRRADLAELVAAVAETLDGAVLAAEPDGTPLAKAGPAELLDRLPDLPPDDPGPSRAQDVRPSARRMPSLTTQPDSTPVVETCVPEPAAQSPAEPGTDRGRERDRNARKGTVLAAEADGMPLVEDGLADPAELSGESVSELGRRPTGFADEPDQTGEPEKAGLPEPQPNEADEPDKAGPPERAAGEPGPGRVRDLGRRAWTVPVRAGGETFGHLVFAGRVEPLDTDKRILERSAQTAALLLLVERQMSAAEQQVRGQVVDELLAEREPDWVALRRRAKVSGAIDFSVRQTVLVLSATGTTRRRLLRAAADYVRAHGGVATEHGGHVVLLVPCADATAAVRAARKHLERATGGTVTAGVAGPAATAPVVRSLHREAERCHRLLVALGRAGTAASLADLGVLGLVLDGASREHVRRLVEDSAGPILAYDTEHGSLLAETLDGYFAAGENPRAAARRLQVHANTVYQRLDRVDQVLGHRRWREPAGALTLRIALQLRRVIDQIPVVS
- a CDS encoding 3,4-dihydroxy-2-butanone-4-phosphate synthase codes for the protein MSLAADLDVGALAALGRGEPVLLDDCLVLSAELVTTASMAFLIRYTSGFACVALPRERLRALRIPLLPSDDTDCPPFAVSVDAADGTTTGISAHDRALTARTLAAPTTTWTDLTRPGHVVPILARPGCTGVAEAAVELCRRAGLAAAAVLAAVEGEEPALAGLPRVSAAEVF
- a CDS encoding GAF domain-containing protein, translated to MTAEALARSTVDTPAEVLAHLTSLLAEEAPATDFEAVEAHVRALPEGDRKNLLRQAIADARTVRGILARRAQRERETQALYETARDLTSLRDVDEVLSAIVDRVRRLLATDSTYIALIDDDTGDAYMRVTSGTVTAPIRSVRQRPGSGVGGRVIATGRPFATTNYLTDPRIRRETQVASAVGEDGVVSIAGVPMKLGQRVIGALFAADRHERIFDQHDIALLTSLAHHASVVIDNARLFGQLGSTTEELRETHAQMSEQRHALELAGTAHELLMPLALAGADLGEVADTMARLLDGTVALETGTDRVAATAPGGIPVEAVFRTGTVVPLRAGGETHGRLYFGRTQPLTETELGTLERAAQTATLLVLLERQTATVEQDLRHELVEDLLGEREPDWDSITRRAKRFTVLVENEPHVIVVVSSDAPELTTAVECAATRRGGLASEVDGHLVLILPGCEAGAIARAVAAELDASTPVTAGAAGPAHDLQALRTTHHQALRCHRLLLALGRKGSGAGLDELGVVGVVLDNVGPDQLHRVVRRALGPLLDYDSEHRSSLLATVECYFDRGQSPPAAARALGIHVNTLYQRLDRIDHVLDGAGWRDPENTLDLQVALQLYRLMPDPAAPAPAARTSAPSR